The Natronobacterium texcoconense genome includes the window GGGTTCCATTGCCTGGAATCTAGAAAAACCGAGACTACTCCGACTCGACGGGCGTCGACCGATTGTAGTACACCATCACACCACCCGACACCAGGACGACGATGACTGCCCAGAGGATCCACAGTATCGCGTCGTCGACCGTGTAGACGACTGCGAGCGATAGCACGTAGACGACGGTCAAAACGAGCGTGTGACGTTCGGTTCGGCGCAACTGGAGCCCTTTCATCGTGATCGTCGTCACTCGAGGGTGACGAGGTGATCGAGCAGGTCCTCGAGCGGCTCGTTCGTCACGGCAAGCGAGTAGCCGTCGATACGCGCCAGATCCGCCGCGTGTGGCCACAGTTCGTCCTCGTCGATGCCGTGGAGGACGACGGCGTTCGGCGTCGGGTTGACGACCCGGAGCGCGACCAGCGGCGACTCGCCACGCGTCACGCCCGTGAAGACGAGTACGCGGTTCGTGCTCTGGCCGTAGAGCCGGAAGAACTCCTCGCTCGAGAGCCGGGTGATCGCCTGGATGCTGTCGATGACGGTGTGGCCGCTGATGCGGTCCGTGCCGCCGGTGGCGATCTCGGTCGCGTCGATGTCGTCGTACAGTTGTACGAGCGGGATCGAGGTCGCGTACTCGCGCAGGTCGTGGACGACGTCGCTGTCGAAGCCGGCGGAGAGGACGCGGCCGTACTGTCGGATGCGGTCCCCGCCACGGCGTTCGTCGATCGCAAGCAGCCCTTCGACGAGTCTGCCGACGACGCCGATCCCTGGACTCTCACGGCGGCCGCTCTCGTAGTCCGAGATGACCGACGAGGAGACGTCCAGTTCGCCGGCGAGGTCGGTCTGTGAGACGTCGAAATCTGTTCGCCACTTGCGCAATGTCGCGCCGGGGTCGTCACTCAGCGTGATCTCGCCGGCGATCTTCTCCGCGAGTTCGCGTTTCGGCCCGCGTCCGCCCATACAGGTCGGTAGCCCGGTCGACTCAAGTAGCTACCGGAGACGGTTCGTCGGGACCGAAAAGACAGTCGTCGGTTATGCGTTGTTCATCCGCTGGCTCTCCCGGTTGCCACATCGCTGACACTCTTTGACTCGATATGGCTCTCGCGAGTACCGTGCGTTCTCACCGGTTCCACCTTCGGTGACGATCTGTACGGAGACTTCGTGTAACGTGTCAACTTCGCACACTTCACACGGTTCGGTCATTCCGTTTGATACGTCATCAGTCGTTGCCATACCGGGGTATCACAGCAACACGTGATATATTACTGTCAGTGGCTTCGAACGGAGAGAACTGGTATATATAGGTCTTCTCACGAACTGAAAACACCCTCGAGAAACCGGCCCAGACCGGCGATGGCGAGCCTTACTGTAAATTGTCAGCAATTTCACCTTCAAATATGTTTTCTGCAGTTAAATTCTCCAATGGAGACGGAAACTTTTTGCTTTGAATGTCTCTAATAGCGAGATATGGATGACGAGTCCTCCATCGAAGAAATTCTCGATACGATCGGGGACGAGCACGCTCGGACCGTTCTCGCTTCGATCAGCCGTAAACCTGGCTCTGCGAAGGAGCTCGCAGAACGGCTCGATCTCTCCCAGCCGACGATCTACAGACGGATCGACCTCCTCGAAGAGAACGACCTCATCGAAGACCGAACGCTCGTCGCCGACGACGGCAACCACTACAAGGAGTACACCTGCAACTTCAACAGCACGGTCATCTCGCTCGAGGACGACGAGTACGACGTCCGGATCTTCCGCGAGGAGAACCTGCCGGATCGGTTCACACAGCTCTGGGACGAACTCGGTGCGAAGTGAGACACATGATCTCGCTCCCGTTCGCCCGGCGCCCCACGATGCGACACGACAGCAGATACGGTGACCCCAGATGAACGTCCTGATCGACACGGTCCTGATGATGATGCAGATGACCGTCTTCGCCCTCGCGCTCGGGCTTACGGTCATCAGCTTTCAATCGTACCGGGCGAACCCATCGAAACGCCTCGAGTCGGCGTTCATCGGCTTCGCCTTCCTCAGCATGGGCGTCGCGCTCACGACCATCGTCGCACAGCTCCCGTCGCCACCCGCCTTTTTCTACATCGCAGAGACCGTTCCCTTCATCGTCGGCTTCGGGATGCTCTACCTGTCGCTGTACCGCTAACGGCCGTTTTCGACTTCCTCGCGCTCGCGAAGGCGCTCGATTCGTTCCGCAAGCGGCGGTGTTTTCGAAAATAGGTTCCACCCTGGCGCGTCCTCGAGGTCGACGCCCGCCGCTTTCGCAGCGCGTTCGAACGCGTCGGCCAGCGTTTCGGCACCGACAGCGGCACCAGCACGAGCATCGGTGTAGTACCGGAGTTTCCGGGTTCCGAGGAGTCCGACCGCGGCGACAACGAGAGCCGCCACGAGCCCCGGAACCAGCGAGACCGAATCGGAGCCAAGCACGAGTAGAACCACGATCAGGGAACCCACGTATGGCGCTACCGAAAGCAGTTGTTCGAAATGAGTCGCCTGCTCGCGACGGGACGCGAGCAGCGCCGTCAGCGTCTCGTCGTCGAACGTCTCGAGTGCGGCTTCCGGAACGAACAGGAACCGACCGCCGGGCGCGCCGGCCACCTCGACCCTGAGATACTGATCGTCGGCCTCGACGATCCGAACGTCCCGGATCGACAGGTCGACGCGCTCGAGCAGCGGATCGATCCGCGCTCGTTCGTCGTCGGTCGGACGACGCGTCCTCGAGGAGAGTCCGGAGAACAACGGTGAGCCCGCCCAGGCCGCGATCCATAATCCGAAGAGTAAGAGGACGAGACCGACCGGTCCGCCGTCGAGTGCCGTTACGATTCCGGAGGCAAGCAGAAAGACGAAGACGAAGAGAACGGTCAGATACCGCAAGTAGTGACGCCGGACCGTCGGCACGTGGTCGACGCCCGGCAGGTCAGGGTCGGCACGGAGGATCGCGGTAATCGTCGCGCCGCTGACGACGATCGCTGCGCCGGCACTGGCGAGAATCGTGACGAGAGTATCCACGAACCCGTCTCCCGGTGCGAAGAGGCCGGCGTTACCGACGACCCAGGTCACGACGCCGGCGAGAAACCCCGTCGCACCCGTGAGGACGTTCGTCCAGCGGGCGGCGGCCTCGCCGGACCAGTTCCGGGCGAGTCGACCGTACAGGTAGCCAACGGCGAGCGAACAGACCGCACCGATTGCGACGAAAACCGCGAGCAAGGTCCATGAAACTGCGGTGACCAGCAGGGACATACGT containing:
- a CDS encoding helix-turn-helix domain-containing protein encodes the protein MGGRGPKRELAEKIAGEITLSDDPGATLRKWRTDFDVSQTDLAGELDVSSSVISDYESGRRESPGIGVVGRLVEGLLAIDERRGGDRIRQYGRVLSAGFDSDVVHDLREYATSIPLVQLYDDIDATEIATGGTDRISGHTVIDSIQAITRLSSEEFFRLYGQSTNRVLVFTGVTRGESPLVALRVVNPTPNAVVLHGIDEDELWPHAADLARIDGYSLAVTNEPLEDLLDHLVTLE
- a CDS encoding DUF7835 family putative zinc beta-ribbon protein, which encodes MATTDDVSNGMTEPCEVCEVDTLHEVSVQIVTEGGTGENARYSREPYRVKECQRCGNRESQRMNNA
- a CDS encoding ArsR/SmtB family transcription factor, whose protein sequence is MDDESSIEEILDTIGDEHARTVLASISRKPGSAKELAERLDLSQPTIYRRIDLLEENDLIEDRTLVADDGNHYKEYTCNFNSTVISLEDDEYDVRIFREENLPDRFTQLWDELGAK
- a CDS encoding DUF7521 family protein; this encodes MNVLIDTVLMMMQMTVFALALGLTVISFQSYRANPSKRLESAFIGFAFLSMGVALTTIVAQLPSPPAFFYIAETVPFIVGFGMLYLSLYR
- a CDS encoding peptidase; amino-acid sequence: MSLLVTAVSWTLLAVFVAIGAVCSLAVGYLYGRLARNWSGEAAARWTNVLTGATGFLAGVVTWVVGNAGLFAPGDGFVDTLVTILASAGAAIVVSGATITAILRADPDLPGVDHVPTVRRHYLRYLTVLFVFVFLLASGIVTALDGGPVGLVLLLFGLWIAAWAGSPLFSGLSSRTRRPTDDERARIDPLLERVDLSIRDVRIVEADDQYLRVEVAGAPGGRFLFVPEAALETFDDETLTALLASRREQATHFEQLLSVAPYVGSLIVVLLVLGSDSVSLVPGLVAALVVAAVGLLGTRKLRYYTDARAGAAVGAETLADAFERAAKAAGVDLEDAPGWNLFSKTPPLAERIERLREREEVENGR